Proteins encoded in a region of the Prunus persica cultivar Lovell chromosome G4, Prunus_persica_NCBIv2, whole genome shotgun sequence genome:
- the LOC18780565 gene encoding E3 ubiquitin-protein ligase RGLG3 isoform X2 — MGNGESTYTDGSYDDSLRELPSHAGTSMDSNHQPKRQSAYIADNFNSLDQVISSLREAGLESSNLILGIDFTKSNEWTGRYSFHRKSLHAIGSTPNPYEQAISIIGRTLSPFDEDNIIPCFGFGDASTHDQCVFSFYPEGRYCHGFEEALARYREIVPLLKLSGPTSFAPIIDAAIDIVENSNGQYHVLVIIADGQVTRSPDTPPGRFSQQEQATVNSIVAASQYPLSIILVGVGDGPWDAMQKFDDNIPQRSFDNFQFVNFTKIMSENTDTSKKEAAFALAALMEIPYQYRATQSLHFVNREPVGGPRTRPLPPPREVINHDNAVKSIPQITNVQKVEPTAPVAPVEPTCKDCGLSLLSCPLCREPISTRLRLYT; from the exons ATGGGGAATGGGGAATCTACATATACTGATGGTTCTTATGATGATTCTCTTCGTGAACTACCTTCCCATGCAGGGACTTCAATGGATTCTAATCATCAACCGAAGCGACAATCCGCATACATAGCCGACAATTTTAACTCTTTGGATCAG GTTATTTCATCATTGAGAGAAGCCGGCCTTGAATCATCAAATTTAATACTTGGTATTGACTTCACAAAGAGCAATGAATGGACAG GAAGATATTCATTCCATAGGAAAAGCCTTCATGCAATTGGTAGCACGCCTAATCCTTACGAGCAAGCAATCTCTATAATTGGCCGTACTTTGTCTCCTTTCGATGAAGATAATATAATACCTTGTTTTGGATTTGGTGATG CATCAACACATGATCAATGCGTGTTCAGTTTTTATCCTGAGGGCCGATATTGTCATGGTTTCGAGGAAGCTCTTGCACGATATAGGGAGATTGTTCCGTTATTAAAGTTATCAG GTCCTACCTCATTTGCCCCAATAATTGATGCGGCAATTGACATTGTTGAAAACAGCAATGGGCAATACCATGTTCTTGTCATTATTGCAGACGGACAG GTTACCAGGAGCCCTGATACTCCTCCTGGAAGATTCAGTCAGCAAGAACAAGCAACTGTAAATTCCATTGTTGCTGCTAG TCAATATCCTCTCTCAATTATCTTGGTTGGAGTTGGAGATGGACCATGGGATGCAATGCAGAAATTTGACGATAACATTCCTCAGCGCTCATTTGACAACTTCCAG TTTGTCAACTTCACCAAAATCATGTCAGAGAACACAGATACATCAAAGAAGGAAGCCGCCTTTGCACTTGCTGCCCTCATGGAAATTCCATATCAGTACAGAGCCACCCAAAGTCTTCATTTTGTCAA TCGTGAACCAGTAGGTGGTCCTCGTACAAGGCCACTTCCACCTCCACGTGAAGTGATTAATCATGATAATGCAGTTAAATCAATCCCACAAATTACAAACGTGCAGAAAGTCGAGCCAACAGCTCCTGTAGCTCCTGTGGAACCT ACATGCAAGGATTGTGGGCTGAGTCTTCTTTCATGCCCTTTGTGTCGAGAACCCATATCAACACGCCTGAGACTATATACTTGA
- the LOC18780565 gene encoding E3 ubiquitin-protein ligase RGLG3 isoform X1 has protein sequence MGNGESTYTDGSYDDSLRELPSHAGTSMDSNHQPKRQSAYIADNFNSLDQVISSLREAGLESSNLILGIDFTKSNEWTGRYSFHRKSLHAIGSTPNPYEQAISIIGRTLSPFDEDNIIPCFGFGDASTHDQCVFSFYPEGRYCHGFEEALARYREIVPLLKLSGPTSFAPIIDAAIDIVENSNGQYHVLVIIADGQVTRSPDTPPGRFSQQEQATVNSIVAASQYPLSIILVGVGDGPWDAMQKFDDNIPQRSFDNFQFVNFTKIMSENTDTSKKEAAFALAALMEIPYQYRATQSLHFVNREPVGGPRTRPLPPPREVINHDNAVKSIPQITNVQKVEPTAPVAPVEPVCPICLTNPKDMAFGCGHTTCKDCGLSLLSCPLCREPISTRLRLYT, from the exons ATGGGGAATGGGGAATCTACATATACTGATGGTTCTTATGATGATTCTCTTCGTGAACTACCTTCCCATGCAGGGACTTCAATGGATTCTAATCATCAACCGAAGCGACAATCCGCATACATAGCCGACAATTTTAACTCTTTGGATCAG GTTATTTCATCATTGAGAGAAGCCGGCCTTGAATCATCAAATTTAATACTTGGTATTGACTTCACAAAGAGCAATGAATGGACAG GAAGATATTCATTCCATAGGAAAAGCCTTCATGCAATTGGTAGCACGCCTAATCCTTACGAGCAAGCAATCTCTATAATTGGCCGTACTTTGTCTCCTTTCGATGAAGATAATATAATACCTTGTTTTGGATTTGGTGATG CATCAACACATGATCAATGCGTGTTCAGTTTTTATCCTGAGGGCCGATATTGTCATGGTTTCGAGGAAGCTCTTGCACGATATAGGGAGATTGTTCCGTTATTAAAGTTATCAG GTCCTACCTCATTTGCCCCAATAATTGATGCGGCAATTGACATTGTTGAAAACAGCAATGGGCAATACCATGTTCTTGTCATTATTGCAGACGGACAG GTTACCAGGAGCCCTGATACTCCTCCTGGAAGATTCAGTCAGCAAGAACAAGCAACTGTAAATTCCATTGTTGCTGCTAG TCAATATCCTCTCTCAATTATCTTGGTTGGAGTTGGAGATGGACCATGGGATGCAATGCAGAAATTTGACGATAACATTCCTCAGCGCTCATTTGACAACTTCCAG TTTGTCAACTTCACCAAAATCATGTCAGAGAACACAGATACATCAAAGAAGGAAGCCGCCTTTGCACTTGCTGCCCTCATGGAAATTCCATATCAGTACAGAGCCACCCAAAGTCTTCATTTTGTCAA TCGTGAACCAGTAGGTGGTCCTCGTACAAGGCCACTTCCACCTCCACGTGAAGTGATTAATCATGATAATGCAGTTAAATCAATCCCACAAATTACAAACGTGCAGAAAGTCGAGCCAACAGCTCCTGTAGCTCCTGTGGAACCT GTCTGTCCCATTTGCCTGACAAATCCAAAGGATATGGCTTTCGGATGTGGTCATACA ACATGCAAGGATTGTGGGCTGAGTCTTCTTTCATGCCCTTTGTGTCGAGAACCCATATCAACACGCCTGAGACTATATACTTGA
- the LOC18779300 gene encoding 60S ribosomal export protein NMD3, producing the protein MAEEAGMFMVHQTVGSVLCCKCGIPMAPNAANMCVKCLRSEVDITEGLQKHVTIVHCPECNCYLQPPRTWIKAQLESKELLTFCVKRLKNLNKVRLVHAEFIWTEPHSKRIKVKLKVQKEVLNGAILEQSYVVEYVQQEHMCESCSRVQANPDQWVASVQLRQHVSHRRTFFYLEQLILRHAAAASAIKIKQMEQGIDFFFANRSHGVKFVEFVGKVAPVRSRSDKQLVSHDSKSNNYNYKHTFSVEISPICREDLICLPPKVRSSLGNLGPLVICTKVTNSIALFDPFTLRHCFLDTDQYWRYSFKSLHTSRELVEYIVLDLEIISPEVNVGGSRLALADAQVARVSDFGKNDTIFNIKTHLGHLLNPGDYALGYDLYGANSNDDELEKYKGLVIPDAILIKKSYEEKRQKKHAKARPWKLKSLGMEVDDKAKLDQEKVDSEYEQFLKDLEENPEMRLNISLYHNEEYQPSEMASMTDGEDAPSVPLEELLADLELRDNEDEDEDDSSMRE; encoded by the coding sequence ATGGCTGAAGAGGCAGGTATGTTTATGGTTCATCAAACTGTTGGCAGTGTACTATGTTGCAAATGCGGTATCCCCATGGCACCAAATGCTGCCAATATGTGTGTCAAGTGTTTGCGCTCTGAAGTTGATATTACGGAAGGTTTGCAGAAGCATGTGACCATTGTTCATTGTCCAGAGTGTAATTGCTACTTGCAGCCTCCAAGAACTTGGATCAAAGCCCAATTAGAATCAAAGGAGCTGCTAACCTTCTGTGTTAAGAGATTGAAGAATTTGAATAAAGTTAGGCTAGTTCATGCCGAATTTATTTGGACTGAACCTCACTCCAAGAGGATCAAGGTTAAGTTGAAAGTTCAGAAGGAGGTTCTTAATGGAGCAATACTTGAACAATCATATGTTGTAGAGTATGTTCAACAAGAGCATATGTGTGAGTCTTGTTCAAGGGTTCAGGCCAACCCTGACCAGTGGGTTGCATCTGTGCAACTCCGCCAGCATGTTTCTCACCGACGCACGTTTTTCTATCTGGAGCAGCTGATCCTGAGgcatgctgctgctgctagTGCCATAAAAATAAAGCAGATGGAACAAGGTATCGACTTCTTTTTTGCAAACCGGAGTCATGGTGTGAAATTTGTGGAATTTGTTGGTAAAGTTGCTCCAGTAAGGAGTCGCAGTGACAAACAGCTTGTTTCCCATGATTCTAAAagtaataattataattataagcATACATTCTCAGTTGAGATAAGCCCCATTTGCCGTGAAGATTTGATTTGTCTGCCTCCCAAGGTCAGGTCCAGTTTGGGAAACCTCGGTCCTCTTGTGATCTGCACTAAAGTGACCAACAGTATTGCTTTGTTTGATCCTTTCACCCTGAGACATTGTTTCCTTGATACTGATCAGTATTGGAGGTATTCCTTTAAATCTCTACATACAAGCAGGGAGCTAGTGGAGTATATAGTGCTTGATTTGGAGATTATTTCGCCCGAAGTTAATGTTGGTGGCTCAAGGTTAGCTTTAGCTGATGCACAAGTTGCTCGTGTCTCTGACTTTGGGAAGAATGATACTATTTTCAACATAAAAACACATCTTGGCCATCTTTTAAACCCCGGGGATTATGCTCTTGGTTACGACTTATATGGGGCTAACAGTAATGACGATGAACTAGAGAAGTACAAGGGTCTAGTCATTCCTGATGCAATTTTAATAAAGAAGAGCTACGAAGAAAAGCGACAGAAGAAACACGCGAAGGCTCGCCCATGGAAACTTAAATCCCTTGGCATGGAAGTTGATGATAAAGCTAAACTTGATCAAGAAAAGGTGGACTCTGAGTATGAGCAGTTCTTGAAGGATCTGGAGGAGAACCCTGAGATGAGGTTGAATATATCATTATACCATAATGAAGAATACCAGCCGTCAGAGATGGCATCCATGACTGATGGGGAAGATGCACCTTCTGTCCCACTTGAAGAGTTGCTTGCTGACCTTGAACTGCGTGATAACgaggatgaggatgaggatgatAGTAGCATGAGGGagtaa
- the LOC18780565 gene encoding E3 ubiquitin-protein ligase RGLG3 isoform X3 — MDSNHQPKRQSAYIADNFNSLDQVISSLREAGLESSNLILGIDFTKSNEWTGRYSFHRKSLHAIGSTPNPYEQAISIIGRTLSPFDEDNIIPCFGFGDASTHDQCVFSFYPEGRYCHGFEEALARYREIVPLLKLSGPTSFAPIIDAAIDIVENSNGQYHVLVIIADGQVTRSPDTPPGRFSQQEQATVNSIVAASQYPLSIILVGVGDGPWDAMQKFDDNIPQRSFDNFQFVNFTKIMSENTDTSKKEAAFALAALMEIPYQYRATQSLHFVNREPVGGPRTRPLPPPREVINHDNAVKSIPQITNVQKVEPTAPVAPVEPVCPICLTNPKDMAFGCGHTTCKDCGLSLLSCPLCREPISTRLRLYT; from the exons ATGGATTCTAATCATCAACCGAAGCGACAATCCGCATACATAGCCGACAATTTTAACTCTTTGGATCAG GTTATTTCATCATTGAGAGAAGCCGGCCTTGAATCATCAAATTTAATACTTGGTATTGACTTCACAAAGAGCAATGAATGGACAG GAAGATATTCATTCCATAGGAAAAGCCTTCATGCAATTGGTAGCACGCCTAATCCTTACGAGCAAGCAATCTCTATAATTGGCCGTACTTTGTCTCCTTTCGATGAAGATAATATAATACCTTGTTTTGGATTTGGTGATG CATCAACACATGATCAATGCGTGTTCAGTTTTTATCCTGAGGGCCGATATTGTCATGGTTTCGAGGAAGCTCTTGCACGATATAGGGAGATTGTTCCGTTATTAAAGTTATCAG GTCCTACCTCATTTGCCCCAATAATTGATGCGGCAATTGACATTGTTGAAAACAGCAATGGGCAATACCATGTTCTTGTCATTATTGCAGACGGACAG GTTACCAGGAGCCCTGATACTCCTCCTGGAAGATTCAGTCAGCAAGAACAAGCAACTGTAAATTCCATTGTTGCTGCTAG TCAATATCCTCTCTCAATTATCTTGGTTGGAGTTGGAGATGGACCATGGGATGCAATGCAGAAATTTGACGATAACATTCCTCAGCGCTCATTTGACAACTTCCAG TTTGTCAACTTCACCAAAATCATGTCAGAGAACACAGATACATCAAAGAAGGAAGCCGCCTTTGCACTTGCTGCCCTCATGGAAATTCCATATCAGTACAGAGCCACCCAAAGTCTTCATTTTGTCAA TCGTGAACCAGTAGGTGGTCCTCGTACAAGGCCACTTCCACCTCCACGTGAAGTGATTAATCATGATAATGCAGTTAAATCAATCCCACAAATTACAAACGTGCAGAAAGTCGAGCCAACAGCTCCTGTAGCTCCTGTGGAACCT GTCTGTCCCATTTGCCTGACAAATCCAAAGGATATGGCTTTCGGATGTGGTCATACA ACATGCAAGGATTGTGGGCTGAGTCTTCTTTCATGCCCTTTGTGTCGAGAACCCATATCAACACGCCTGAGACTATATACTTGA